AGCTAAGGTCCATTTCCGCTCATGATCCCGGCAAATGGGAAATTCCTGGAGGAAAGGTTAAGAAGAATGAGTTCTTTGATGATGCTTTAAAAAGAGAATATCTGGAAGAGACAGGGCTTGAAATAGAAATAGATTATTTATACAATGCCATTCAAAAGGATTACACTGCATGCAAAACTGGAGAAAGCATAAAATCTATTCAACTGATTATGAAAGTCAGTGTAAAAACTGATGAAATTGTTATAAGTGATGAACATTCTATGTATGGGTGGTTTACAAAAGAAGAGATTAAAAATATGATTGAAAATAATGAATTAACTCCTCCAGCAATCAATGCTTTCTTAAGGTAAATGTTATTTTAATCAATCGTTTTTTTAATTATTTTATATTAAATTTTTCAGCTATTTTTTCTGTTTTAGAGGACATATTAACTTTTTTTTTACTATTAATCCATATTCTCATCTTCAAGCATTTCCTCTTCAATCTCTTTCATCATGTCTTTGAATTCCCTTTCCTCATCAAAGAGACTTAAGAAGTCGTCAATGCTTATCTTGTATTCATTTTCTGCACTTGGATTGATGATGATTTGATCAAAGCTGTCTTGAATCGGAACTATGGACTTATACAAGTCTCTCATAAACAATGATCCTACAGTTGTGTTCAATTGAACATCATGAATGTTTTCCTCATCTGTAAAAATAGGGATGACTTTGATTCCATTCGGCCCTACAAAGGATTTTAGATGAAACTTGACTTCCTCATTTATCTCATTCAATCCCTCTAGATTCATGTTTTCAAGGTCAAGTGAGTCGAGCTCAATTTGAAGAGGAACCAGCAGTTCTGATTTTCTAAATTCATTTAGGAAGTGTTCATTTTCATCCTCGCTCATTTCTGATTGTATCTTCATCAATTCTTCAAGTTTATCATTATAGAGTATGCTCATAAGAATCCCTAAAAGTTATTTTTCTCTAAAAATTCATCAAAGTCTATCTTATATGAATCAACGCTGTATGGATTTATTACAATATAATGGAAATCAATGTCAAACTGTGCCAATATGAGTGATAATTCCATCACGTTTACAGCTATTGACTTGATTTGGTATCCTGCCTTTTCCAATTCGTTTGTATCTGTAAACAGGTATATGTTGCGGTCTCCGTTTTCCTCATCAAAGAAGCCAATCTGCAAGTCAAGTGTGTCCCCATCGCTTAATGATTCCTCATTTTCTATTGCGATAACTGGAACAAAAACTTCTGATTTTAAGAATTCCTTATAGAACATATCAGGGTTCTGTTCTATCTTGACTCTTGACTTGGATTTCAATAGTTTTTTAAGTTTTTTATTGTTTAAGTTAGTCATTTTAATCAGTAATTATTTTAATAATATTTTGTTTTATTCAATCTTATTTATGAAATCAATTATATTTATTTATATGCTAAAGGTTTTCCAGTTAAGCAAGTTCCTAATTTAAATAAAGATTAAATTTAGCTTTATATTTTTCATCATCAATTAATTTTCTATTTTTAAATCAATTTTTTATTTTTTTATTATTTTTTTAATTTTAAGCCAATATTGATGTCATAATGTAATTTAAAGCTTTAAAAATAGTTTAATTTATATATGAGCATCTATATATTTTTTAATTGAAATTTAAAGTGTATTTAATTATTCATTTCAATTCTTTTAGATTTTTTAGAAAGTTTTTTATAGTATACTGAGTATACTATATAATGTGGTATTATGATGAATAAAACTATTAAAATCTCTCAAGCCAACCATAATTCCTTATCAAAATTAGCTTCAAAAAATGATACTTTCAATGATGTTATAAGTTTTTTAATAGAGTATTATTACGCTCATGAGGAATTTAGTGATGAAGAAGGGAAATTTTATAATGAAGAGATAGAAAAATTCGAAAATGGCAATTTAGAAAACGTTAAGGAATTAACTCTAGAAAGTTTGGAAGAAAGGATTAATAAACTGGAACTTGAGTTAAAAAATGAGCTATAAATTATATGAACATGAAAAAGCAGAAAAATTTCTTTATAAACATAAGAATGATAAAAAGTTATTATTGAGGATCAATAAGAAAATTATGGAAATTCTAAAGAATCCTCATCATCCAAATTTTAAAGAATTAAAAAGCAATAAATGCCCTAAATGTCAAAGAGCAAAGGTAGGGGAATATAGAATTATTTTTTATGTATCCGAAAGAAATCAGAGCATTGAAATA
Above is a genomic segment from Methanobrevibacter ruminantium containing:
- a CDS encoding NUDIX hydrolase; translation: MRDMWGLTVRGICEYDGKILLLKLRSISAHDPGKWEIPGGKVKKNEFFDDALKREYLEETGLEIEIDYLYNAIQKDYTACKTGESIKSIQLIMKVSVKTDEIVISDEHSMYGWFTKEEIKNMIENNELTPPAINAFLR
- a CDS encoding SseB family protein — protein: MSILYNDKLEELMKIQSEMSEDENEHFLNEFRKSELLVPLQIELDSLDLENMNLEGLNEINEEVKFHLKSFVGPNGIKVIPIFTDEENIHDVQLNTTVGSLFMRDLYKSIVPIQDSFDQIIINPSAENEYKISIDDFLSLFDEEREFKDMMKEIEEEMLEDENMD
- a CDS encoding type II toxin-antitoxin system RelE family toxin; protein product: MSYKLYEHEKAEKFLYKHKNDKKLLLRINKKIMEILKNPHHPNFKELKSNKCPKCQRAKVGEYRIIFYVSERNQSIEIIDIIPRKNNYRLF
- a CDS encoding SseB family protein, whose amino-acid sequence is MTNLNNKKLKKLLKSKSRVKIEQNPDMFYKEFLKSEVFVPVIAIENEESLSDGDTLDLQIGFFDEENGDRNIYLFTDTNELEKAGYQIKSIAVNVMELSLILAQFDIDFHYIVINPYSVDSYKIDFDEFLEKNNF